GCAACACACTTGCAATTTAATTTAACCATCATAATGCTGTGATGGTAGGAAGGAGGAAATAATCACTTAATAGAAAGTTAAagatagccctagccagcttggctcagtggatagagcgtcagcctgcgggctgaagggtcccgggttcgattctggccaagggcacatgcctgggttgcaggctcgatccccagtagggggtgtgcaggaggcagccgatcaatgattctctctcatcattgatgtttctctctctctccttctcccttcctctctgaaatcaataaagaaatatattaaagaaaaagaaaaaaaagaaagttaaactATGCAaatgtggccctagccggtttggctcagtggatagatcgttggcctgtggactgagggggtctcaggttcgattccagtcaagggcacatgcccaggctgtgggcttaatccccagtggggagcgtgtaggaggcagctgatcaatggttctctctcatcattgatgtttctctctctccctctcccttcctctctgaaatcaataaaaatatatttaaaaaaaaatttatgcagcgtgtttataaaacaaaaagaggtTTACCCCAAATTTAACATTATCTCTGGGTGCTAGGATTACAtgtgattttgttttctgtattttccaatttACACAGCATCATGTATAACAATACACAGGTAATAAGAATGTTCATAAGATGGAGATACATGAAGAGAGCTTTATATGCTATTCACAGATTTGCAAAGGCACCTTACagaagaagcaggaggaggagaaagggaggaataAACAAGAGAGAGGTCAGTTGAACAATTCCTACCTCTAGTCTTCTTAAAGCTCAGGATGTTATTGCTTCTGAAAGAAATGAACAACAGTGCAAAACCAGCCTGAAAACACCCAGGACAGACTGACTACACAAGACTTAATCCATTTTGTTTGTCATTGGGTCCTATATTTAAGAACAATGCTAATACCATTAAATCAGATGATTATTACAATCAGGTATTTTAGTCTCTGTGAAACAAAGAAGGAAACGGGAAATTTTAGAATATTAATAGCATCTGCTTTTTAAACAGTCGTGCAAGTTGAAGGCATCTCAAGAGTTGGAAAGAAATCACCAAACCGCCCAGATTATACAGTACCACAcatcataaaatattcaaaaatctgataaaaattacttttaaggccggcctgtgtggctcagtggttcagtggcaacctatgaactaggcggtcacagttggattcccagtcaggacacatgcctggattgtgggctccatccccagtgcaggaggcaacgggtccatgattctctctcatcattgatgtttctctctctctccctctccattcctctctgaaatcaataaaaaaaaagtgtttttttttaaattacttttaaaatttagggAATCTGTAGTTGATATAACATCTGTCAATGAACTTGCCCTGAAACAAGATgaactgttttaaaatttaaaaacttactggaaaaaagagacatatgtaatactatatgtaatactttaaacaataaagaagtaaaaaaaatttttttcactggATTTCAAAGGATCACACATAAAAATGGGCAGTATTTGCTCTACCTAAAGCAGGGCCTCGGTTTAAATTGATTTGCTCTGATAAACTCCGGGAAAAGGAGGTTCAGCTTTGTCCACAACAGGCAGTGCTGAGAACAAACACCCCAAACCCAATTGAAGAATCTGGAAAATGCTACCCATACTGAATAAACCTTTGCAATTCCAAAATAAATTCCCAAAAAATGTAGTTAGTCCTTCCTTGTTAATagaatgccatttaaaaattatctctttCAAAATACATACTCGATTCTGAAAAAAGAGCAGTCAGATCTTTATTCTATAGTGAAGAAAACTCTTCTAAACTGGGATGTTTATGGGGatttgaaaaaatcaacaaccgaCAGTTGCTTCGTCTTTAGGTGGAGAAGATCAACTATGCTGGAGGGTGATcaaataagaatatttatttatggcTTCCTCGTACTCAAGAACCTACATTACCCCCACCATTTCACTTCCCCTCTGTGCGTCCTCCAGGAcaaccttcttcttcttcttttttttaatatattttattaattttttacagagaggaagggagaggcatagagagttagaaacatcgatcagctgcctcctgcacactctccactggggatgtgcccgcaaccaaggtacatgcccttgaccggaatcgaacctgggacccttcagtctgcaggccgacgctctatccactgagccaaaccggttagggccaggacaaccttctttttccttcatttctttctttcctagcCTTCTCAAAGTTTTCCTTAACTAGAAATACCACAGATTTGAAGGCTTAGAACTCAGAGACCTCATAAAGCACCTTCCTAAAACTCTCTGTATTACAGAtcgggaaactgagacccagaggggaAATATTTGCTCATTCTTATGCTCCCCCTCAACCCCACGTGACTCTAAAGGTTTTACATAcgtcctttttaattaaaaaaatgcaagtACCTACATTTAAAAGAGTAACTTAGATTTTAGAAATTTTCTATGGAATTTGGAAAAGTTGTATATTTACTCTTATTTGAAATGTCTTGTAGActgccttaaattttttttttttaaagattggggCTTCCTCATTGATTATACCAGAAGATTCTATTAGGGATTAACCTTTATGtcatttgggggaggggattatgtacatcacacacacacacacacacacacacacacacacagagcaacagtacactgttcttttttttttttatttatttttttctttctttttcgctttccaaaataataactaacacccaatttggccaagatttgaacttctcttcgagttcttttataatttttaaacaaagcattgagtaatctcattgcgggagagcagatagccttgccctctcctgccacctttgaatttctccacaccagaggcggcttcagcagtggagtttcatttcttttttttttttttaaaattactttattgattaaggtatcacatatttgccatcaaccctcctcccccagtaCACTGTCCTTGTGGCCTTTGTCTATCATGTGGACAACTGATGTCACAAAAATGACAACTATGTTCCTCTATCCCCTCTGAGGCTCAGGGACCGTTCCAGAAGACAGGGGCATGTGAGATTATAAGAGCTGATCATGAGGGGTGGAGTGTTAGGCAAAACGATTTCTGGGGCTTGACGTGACCAATGCCATTTTAAGCAAGTTGCTCCTAGTGACCGCCAGGCCTGTATCATCTGAAAGGAATGTTCTTATGTAGACAAATAGGCCCATTAAGTTGTTTACTGCTTTGAAATATACAGGGCTACTGATCTGGTTGGGAACCAAGAAAAACCTTCAgggaaataaatgagttaataactAACAATTTCGTTTTCAAATATTCACCAAGCCTTCAGACATTCATAAAAATGAATTGAAAGTAGGACCTAAGAGTTTCCACCCTGTTTTATCCTTTGGGCTATTCAAAATTAAATACTGTAAAcaccaaaacaataaaaatattttagaacaaaaaatatatagtttgcaCATACTTTTCATGAATCTTCAAGACTCGATGAACTATAGGAATCTCTCTTCCTTCTATTCTAAAAACAACGATTTCTCCCACTCGTATGGGATCTTCAACTCGATTTGTTAGAAAGAGAAGATCTCCTCTATGAAATGCAGGTTCCATGCTGCCACTGGGAGGGACAGAAGAATACAATAGCAAAGAGAAAATCTGAGATTAAGTTTACTTTCAAAATTAGATATTCAACAAAATAATCTCAAGTATCACCTTTGAAATATACTCAATACCTTAACAAATATATTGACAACACAAATGTATATTGTTCTGAAAATATGGTTTCCTCAGACTAAGGAGTAATACTAAAGGTTTCTTTAGTTGTTAACATTTATTAACTACTTCCATTTCAAGCATTATTATTCAAAGGAGCTGAAATCTTTGAAAAGGGCAATGCTACTGattctttaaccttttaaaatttcaagtgaCAAACAGAATGAACTTTATAATCACTGCTCTTATCCTCACTTCttctgaaaacaataaacatattCAAATATTCAAATGAGAACGGGATCATCTTCTCCTGCCATTTATTAGTTACAGACCAAGATGACCTTATGATATCAAACCacgaagaaggaagaagagctcAAGGCAGAGAACAGTCAGTTACAGAGATAATGCTTGTggtatcaatttatttatttttaaaagaaaaacaagagaggAAACCAAGGACAAGAGAAGAGACTTTTGCCTGAGAATTTCAGAAATGAGCCATGTATTCAATTCCATGGTAATTAGCGAGGACAAACTTCTCCTCTCTCACCTGTTCTACCCTATACCAAGTGCTTCAAAGGTCCTAAGATAGGTGCAGTCATTAAGGAACCTTTTCTATGAGGAAGAAGGCAATCAGTATGATTTTCAGAAACTCAAGCTCCAGTTTGTCATCAtaatactagatttaataagaagaaaatggGTAGACAGGGGATAAAAATCAAGACAGTCTTCTGTCGGAAGACTCTGGACTCTACATAAGGAGAaagactgaggcttagagaggccTGAAGTTACACATCAAGGAAATGATAAAGGAGAGATAGGAACCAAGGGAGTCCAATGAAATCCACTCTCACTGTGCCAAACTGCCTCCGAGCCACTCTAGAATTTTAAGCAGCAAGTATCGTAATAATATTTGCATTTAAGAACCATCGCTTCAGAAGCTTTGGATATACACAagtcattcaaatatttattgaattaataagtAGAATGGATGAGAAGGTAGATTTGGAGACCAGTTGTCCAGGCTATTACTTATAATTGAacattttgcaaatattaaaagttttattttaaaaatagacacaggaggaggcagctgatcgatgtttctctctcatcgatgtttctaactctctctctctctcccttcctctctgtaaaaaatcaataaaacatattaaaaaaaaatagacacaggaGAATAAGGGtgaaaatacagagaaaatgATGTATATACGGAATTACCTCAATGATATAACAAATAATACGTGAAAAAAGAGACCAGAGTGTTAACATTATATCCCATAACTATGGGTGACTCAGTTTCAtcttgatttgtgtgtgtgtgttttcaacatttcatataatgaaaatatactaacttttttactgattaaaaagcagtttttttAAAGGTCACTGCAACAGCCCAGGCTGCTGAGGAGGAAATGATCAGGGCTTGAAATAGCACAGCAGCAGGGGGACGACTATAAAGGGTAGAACAGAGATCGGGAAAAGAACAAACTTGATGGCCAACTGGATATGACAGAGTGACTCCTAGGTTTTAACACTGGCAACTGAGTAGATGAGAGAGATAGTCACAGAGAAATGAGGAAAAAGGACAGGGTTGTGAGAAAAGATGAACTTCCCTTTTCATTACATGGGGTTTCAGGTGCCTGGTTAACGTGCAGGTGCAAATGTCCAGTGTGAGGTGAAAACAGTCTAGATGCCAAGGGAGTTAggtagagatgagagagaaacagatttaACAGTTCAGCTATAGATGACAATTAAACAGACAAAAGTGTGCAGTGAGAAGACCATTAGAGAAAGAAAccaggggagccctggctgggtggcgcagctggttggagcatcaacctGTCCACCGTAAGGTGtgcgttcaattcccagtcagggcacatacctaggttgctggtctgatccccatttgtgtgtgtgtgtgtgtgtgtgtgtgtggcaactgatcaatgtttctcacattgatgattctctcttccttgctgtctaaaatcagtaaaaacatattctcaggtgaggatttaaaaaaaaaaaatagaaaccaggggaaacttttatttatttttattacatttttgttaattttaaagatgagaggagagagagagagaaagaaaaatcgatttgttgttccatttattcatttatccattggatgattctcgtatgtgccctgaccaggaatagaactcaTAACCTTgccatattgggatgatgctctaacccagtggtcggcaaaccgaggctcacgagccacagtttgccgctctgttgactaatgagtttgccaacgaccactctaaccaattgagctacccggccagggccagggaaagCGTTTTAAACATTAAACAAATTATTAGTAACCTTCTTAATATTATTTGATTAaactatacttttaaatttaaccATCAATCATAATTTTATAAGacattacatataaattattgaaatattttaaaattggcttCAGCTCTGTAAAGAGAAAGTTTTGAATGTTCCCTGAAATGtcagttaataaaataaataagaagtatttgtctttatctctAATGGCTTCACAAAGAGCTTAAAAGTGGATTCTCGGTTGGCCTGAGCCCTCTGAGGCCTATTTGGTTCAGGTAAAAATTATATTCCTTACAGTAACAGGAAACCCTGGCTAGGCCACCCAATCACATGGATTGCCTTTCTCTAATGACTGCTCCTTCCAGTCCTGACCAGATTCTCTTCTAAAATGACTTGgtctcttttaatttcttctttttttaatatgtttttattgattttagaaagagaggaagggagagagagagagacagaaacatcaatgatgagagagaatcattgatcagctgccgcctgcatgcgCCTACTGGgtattaagcctgcaacctgggcatgtgccctgactgggaatcaaatcggtaacctcttggttcatgggtcgacactcaaccagtgagccacactggccaggctaatttCTTAATTCCACATTAGCAATCAGAAAAGTTTAGTATATACATAACCTAGGTACCAAATAACTTATCTAACCACAAGTCCCTACTGATGACAAATTTTCCAGCGATAGCAAAACTGGCTATTTTCAGAACCACCAATGAGCAAGTCCTTAGTCATTCgattgtctttatttatttatttttaaaatctatttttattgatttcagagaggaagggagagggagagagagatggagacatcaatgacgagagagaatcatggatcggctgtctcctgcacgccccctactggggatcgagcctgcaacccgggcatgtgcccttggtcagaatcgaacctgggaccctttggtccgaaggccgacgctctatccactgagccaaaccggctagggctcaacgGTCTTTAAACATCTCCACTGGAGAAAACTCCATCTGAAGTAATCCCAGAAGAGTATCCACAGGTGCCTCCCGGGACCCTCTCTCCACACCTGTTCCCCACAGAGCCAATTAGCGTGGCTTCCCCTTCTGTCAGTGTTTGGACACTGCACCAAGCGAAGCTCTCCCTGAATCCAGGACTGTCTGGGAACTTCGGGCCACATGACTTTAGAATTGGAAAGGTCTTCTGACATcatctaggtccgtggtcggcaaactgcggctcgtgagccacatgtggctctttggccccttgagggtggctcttccacaaaacaccacggcctgagcgagtctattttgaagaagtggcgttagaagaagtttaagtttaaaaaatttggctttcaaaagaaatttcaatcgttgtactgttgatatttggctctgttgactaatgagtttgccgaccactggtctaggtccATCCTTCAGTTCATAGATGAAACTTTGGTTCAGTGAGTAAGTGACTCGCCCAATGGtgtagtccaggggtcctcaaactttttaaacagggggccagttcactgtccctcagaccgtgggagggccggactagagttttaaaaaaaactatgaacaaattcctgtgcacactgcacatatcttattttgaagtaaaaaaacaaaacggcaaaaacacccgcatgtggcccgcgggccgtagtttgaggacgcctggtgtagtcAGACAATGAAAGAGACAGGGATCCAATTCTCTATACTTTCCCAGCGAATAAAACCCATACATTTCTGTGGATCTCCAAAGTCAGTTGCATTTGATTATTAACAAAAACAGAACTAACTATTATTAACTAAGACACTGGAGACCCAGTGGTTCCAACCACTTGTTGCTGGAAGTATATCCTCTACCAGTgatcgccaactggtggtccgtgaggtccgaaaggttggcgaccgctgtcctaTACGACAATGAAGGAGTAAATTGCATCTTGTTGAGAGTAATGTTCTAACTAGACTCTAGATAATGATtcagtttattttatgtttatactcCATTATCTCCAGAAAAGACTTGGAGAACTTTTATAATTAAGCCCAAAATAAGACAGAACCATAATGACTCAATTAAGTAACCAAGTGGTAATTCTCCAAAAATGAGTAAGTTAAGTTTTAAAGCACTAACATTAGGCATATAAGGAGGGGGAAGAAGTACAGTGGAGAAAAAATTCAGTACTATTTGTCACTTTAAGAGATGGCACTagtagcccggccagcgtggcgaAGTGGCTGAACACTGACCTATGGATCAGGAGGgtgtggttcgattcccggtcagggcacatgcctgggttgcaggctcaatccccagtgtggggcctgcaggaggcagccaatccatgattctctctcatcattgttgtttctatctctctctccctctcccttcctctctgaaatcaataaaaatatacttttttaaaaaagagatggcATTAGTATATTCAAGATTCCTGAAATCTATTTAGGAGTGATATTTAAAGGTCAGCAGGAAACATGGAAATAATTAGTGATGCTTTTGCACCGACAATGAGAACATGCTGCAGAAAAACAACTTCTTTGGAGATGATACATAATCTAGCAAACTAACAACTAAATACCAGCTTAATGTATCAAAGTGGAGAGCAAGAAGACAGAAGAACTTCAGGAAAATAAAGTACATTGAAACACTTTCTTAAGAGACGTGCTGAAAATAAAGCTCACATAGTAAACGTTTTGTAGAGGTCAGAAGCCCTTTGGGGTCTGAATATGAAGTGTCTAACATGTTGAGAATGCCTCACAACTGAGACACAGTAACTAATTTTCTCCCAGGCCCTCTTCCGGGAAGGAGTCGTTTCTAGAGGAATGATACCACAATTATTCAATGTCTCAATGTTTCTCCCAAGCAATGCCATGCcttggaaagaaaaattattaccTGAGCACCACCACAATTGGACTTTCACTTCCAGTTAGGACCATTAGCCCCTTCCAGATCATTAGTGCTGAGGAGACAATCATTCCAAAATTTAGGACTTGATAATACAGCTGTAAGAACAAAGGAGAAGAGATTAGATCTATGATTATCCCCTCCCAGGAAAGGACTGAGACTAGTATCAATTGAAAGGTTTCAAGTAGCACTATTACAGCAGCTAAAGTTCCGAGAATCTTTAAAACTCTGTAATAATTACACAATCagccttctctctctcaccccaagTACCTTGCTCCATTTTGTTTACTAAAATAGgttacatttatataacttactatttTCAGAACCTTTCACATAAGTTATTTCATTTGTACTTTCACAATCTTTCAGCTTAATTCATGATACATACCAGCCAACAGTGACAAACTGGTTCTTTTGAACTCCTCTAGCACTCGATTGTCTACAATATTTATCCCTTGATAATCATGGGCTGTTCAATGACATTTAATCCCACCCCCATCTTACAGTTGAGGAAATTTAGTCtcggagagagaggaagtgacttCGCCAAAGTCATACAGCTTGTCAGTCACATAGTTAGGACTTGAAGGCcagccttctttctttcttaatacaTTTGCACTACTTGACAAATTGTAAAACCCTATGACTTGAATAAGCAGACGCAATACTAGAGAGGCATTATAAATGAGGGAAATAATCTGAGCTGATTGTGTTGGTGTAAGGCTGCATAATGGGTAAAAGGAGAGAGGATGACTGGACGCCATGGCAGATGGTTCAAGAAATGAAAAGATGGTGCTGGAGAGTCCTGGGAGAATCTGAAAAAGCATATTATTAAGCTCAGATTATAGACAACCTTGAATGTACCATTGAAAATGTGAACCTGAAAAGACATTCATAAGATGCTttcaagtgaaaaaacaaaaatttcaaaaatatgtacAATGTAAGTtcccttttgttatttttaaaatatatgtggcaTGTGAACAATCCATAAAACTGTTCTAGTCCGAAAATCCAGTATCGTGGAAATAAACATGGGAGACTGTTCTAGATTTAAAATAACTAAAGAGATATAACTGAGGACAGAAAATTCAGCAAAATAAAAGTGATGGTAACTTTAAATACTATCATTTAACAGGCCATAATCTGAAAGTTATGTACTGTTCATTTATCTATTATAGTTATCAAAcatatcaattatatttctattcttGTAAGAGATGTCTGAAGTTCAACATATAGGATATTTTCATAGAAGTCAGACTTCCTGCAATTTTAAGCAAAGACAGAAGTGACCATGGAAGCAAAATGTATCAGAGCTACAAAATAGCAGTTGACCTGCTCTGggtggcattgctcagtggttagagcgccggcctgtgcaCCCAAGGACtgtggttcaattctggtcaagggcactcaagggcatgtactacctgggttgcaggtctgatccctggcccgggtcagggtgcgtgtgggaggcaaaccAATTGAAGTGTCACATCGATATATgtctcttcccccccctccccgccacctcccTTTCAGTCTAAAAaccattggaaaaatatcctcactcctacggtgaggataaaaaaaaataaaaataaactagcaGTTGGCCTAAAGTCTTATCTTAGGCCCTCAAACTAACAGACTCATAACCCATAACCACAATTTCCCTGCCTTCTAACTCACAGAAGACGTGATCAGAAGCTAGGGTATTGGAGGCAGGCACACTGACAGCAGCAAAATGTAAAActgatggccgaaaccggtttggctcagtggatagagcgtcagcctgcggactgaaaggtcccaggttcgattccggtcaagggcatgtaccttggttgtgggcacatccccagtagggggtgtgcaggaggcagctgatcgatgtctctctctcatcaatgtttctaactctctatccctctccctccctctctgtagaaaatcaataaaatatatatattaaaaaaacaaaatgtaaaactgATGGCACTGGCAAAACTGAAGCATGTTCAGACCAGACACTGTTATCATGGCCCAATAAAGTCACTGCTTGTCCCAGTGAGAACCTTCAATGATagtgacaacaacaaaaatcctgaATAGTCCCAACAGGCAGAATATCAGTAACAGTAACACaagtctcattttaaaaaatccgtTAGACTGTTTTACAATCtgacaaatgaaaacatatctaTTCATTACACAGGTACAGTAGCTTCATTCATAATGGCCTCAcattggtaaaaacaaacaaacaaatgtccatcaacagatgaatacaCTGCAATATTTCCACACACTAGGATACTgttcaggaagagaaagaatgaactactgatacatacaacacagatgaatctcaaaaatatgaTGTTTAGGTCAAGATGGAGTAACAGGGACCAGTTACCTCCCTTCCTGAAATAACTAAGTAACTGGACAAAATAGATGAAACAAAGGGTCTCAGACATTGAACATGTGACTGCATCCATGTAGCACAGGACTGTGATTGCTTAGAAAGGAGAAACTTGCCCCAACTGAGAGACTAGAGAGTTTCTAGAACACGGGCAAAGGGGaatgcagacagagcctggaagTCTCCTTGACTTGAGGAGAAAGAACTAGGAGTTGAGGAGGCAAAGGGAGCTAGAGACCCGGGGTAGGATGGAAATGAGCGCACACGAAGGTCTGCAGAGGGTCTCTGCTCAAGTCCTCGGCAGAAAGACGACCAGCGACGATCAGCACATGCCTCTGAAGGAATTACCAAGGATGCAAAAGAACCATCCAAAAGGGGCAGATGGAACAATTCTCAGCGTTCATATGGGACAGGAATAGCTTGAG
This genomic interval from Eptesicus fuscus isolate TK198812 chromosome 25, DD_ASM_mEF_20220401, whole genome shotgun sequence contains the following:
- the SEC11A gene encoding signal peptidase complex catalytic subunit SEC11A isoform X2 is translated as MLSLDFLDDVRRMNKRQLYYQVLNFGMIVSSALMIWKGLMVLTGSESPIVVVLSGSMEPAFHRGDLLFLTNRVEDPIRVGEIVVFRIEGREIPIVHRVLKIHEKFVPYIGIVTILMNDYPKFKYAVLFLLGLFVLVHRE